One segment of Kiritimatiellia bacterium DNA contains the following:
- a CDS encoding transporter translates to MNWKRLLVPLAVALLPLSAWAGRPLAIDDADPADPEIFELEAGAAYAKEGSVKAWELPLGLTYGVAPSVEAGIAFGALSVEAGDEDESGISDTVLGAKWQFIQACPLGARHALAPSVKLPTADEDKGLGSGQTDFDLTWIISRAMSEKAGVHVNLGYAWIGGPDDDVLHYGVAADYQVTEAVQAVGEIFAERETSSGADTVGQFNLGLRYGATDALVLDLAAGSRIGDDGPDFTTTAGLTWAFGSKEK, encoded by the coding sequence ATGAATTGGAAACGGTTACTGGTTCCGTTGGCTGTTGCGCTGCTGCCCCTTTCCGCCTGGGCCGGACGCCCCCTCGCCATCGACGACGCCGATCCCGCGGACCCGGAAATCTTCGAACTGGAGGCAGGCGCCGCCTATGCCAAGGAGGGGTCCGTGAAGGCCTGGGAGCTGCCGCTGGGACTGACCTACGGCGTCGCCCCCTCCGTCGAGGCCGGGATCGCCTTCGGCGCCCTCTCCGTCGAGGCCGGTGACGAGGACGAGTCCGGAATCAGCGATACGGTGCTGGGTGCGAAGTGGCAGTTCATTCAAGCCTGCCCGCTTGGCGCCCGGCACGCCCTGGCCCCCTCGGTGAAGCTGCCGACGGCGGACGAGGACAAGGGCCTCGGTAGCGGCCAAACCGACTTCGACCTGACCTGGATTATCTCGCGGGCTATGAGTGAAAAAGCCGGCGTCCACGTCAACCTGGGCTATGCCTGGATCGGCGGCCCGGACGACGACGTGCTCCATTACGGCGTGGCGGCGGACTACCAGGTCACCGAAGCCGTCCAAGCCGTCGGCGAGATCTTCGCCGAGCGGGAGACCTCGAGCGGCGCGGATACCGTCGGCCAGTTCAATCTCGGGCTGCGTTACGGCGCCACGGACGCGCTGGTCCTGGACCTGGCCGCCGGCTCGCGGATCGGCGACGACGGGCCGGATTTCACCACGACGGCGGGCCTGACGTGGGCTTTTGGAAGCAAGGAGAAATAG
- a CDS encoding energy-coupling factor ABC transporter permease codes for MHMADALISPAVGGTMWAASAGLLAWCARKVRQTLDNRLVPMMGVLGAFIFAAQMINFSIPGTGSSGHLGGGLILAILLGPYAGFLVIASVLTVQALFFADGGLLALGCNIWNLGFYPAFIAYPFIYKPLAGPARSGTRPALAAVLAAVIGLQLGAFSVVLETTTSGISELPLGSFVLLMSPIHLAIGIVEGLATAAVVAFVARARPEAVGPQAGPANLKPALAGLALAAVVIGGAVSWFASSHPDGLEWSIARVSGREEVGGGSALHDQLARVQERTAMLPDYGFKEAAVAVAEKEAETETWPAVSAGTSVSGLVGGLLVLGVAVLAGLALRPRRVAS; via the coding sequence ATGCACATGGCCGATGCGTTGATTTCCCCCGCCGTGGGCGGGACGATGTGGGCGGCGAGCGCCGGGCTGCTGGCCTGGTGCGCGCGGAAGGTCCGGCAGACGCTGGATAACCGGCTCGTTCCGATGATGGGCGTGCTGGGGGCGTTCATCTTCGCCGCGCAGATGATCAACTTTTCGATCCCGGGCACGGGTTCGAGCGGGCATCTCGGCGGCGGGCTGATCCTGGCGATCCTCCTCGGCCCGTACGCGGGCTTCCTGGTCATCGCGTCCGTGCTGACCGTGCAGGCGCTGTTCTTTGCGGACGGCGGGCTGCTGGCGCTGGGCTGCAACATCTGGAACCTGGGTTTCTATCCGGCCTTCATCGCCTACCCGTTCATCTACAAGCCCCTGGCCGGCCCGGCCCGCTCCGGGACCCGGCCGGCTCTGGCCGCCGTGCTCGCCGCGGTGATCGGCCTGCAACTGGGCGCGTTCAGCGTCGTGCTGGAAACGACCACCTCCGGCATCTCCGAATTGCCGCTCGGTTCCTTCGTCCTGCTGATGTCGCCCATTCACCTGGCCATCGGCATCGTGGAGGGCCTGGCGACGGCGGCGGTGGTGGCCTTCGTCGCGCGCGCGCGGCCGGAAGCGGTCGGGCCGCAGGCCGGCCCGGCGAATCTCAAGCCGGCCCTGGCCGGCCTGGCGCTCGCCGCCGTCGTGATCGGCGGCGCGGTGAGCTGGTTCGCCTCGTCGCACCCGGACGGACTGGAATGGTCCATCGCCCGCGTCAGCGGCCGCGAGGAGGTCGGCGGCGGCTCGGCGCTGCACGATCAACTGGCCCGGGTGCAGGAACGCACGGCGATGCTGCCGGATTATGGCTTCAAGGAGGCCGCCGTAGCGGTCGCGGAGAAAGAAGCGGAAACCGAAACCTGGCCGGCGGTCAGCGCGGGCACGTCGGTATCCGGTCTCGTCGGCGGACTGCTGGTGCTGGGCGTGGCTGTGTTGGCGGGGCTTGCTTTGCGTCCGCGCCGCGTGGCATCCTGA
- the cbiQ gene encoding cobalt ECF transporter T component CbiQ has translation MIIAVQRMDELAGLDSPIHRLDARAKALVTLAFIVAVMSFPRHEVIALAPYFLYPVALLARGGIPGRLILKKLLVAAPFALFIGLFNPLLDRQPVPLPGGLVVAAGWLSFASILVRFALTVGAALALVACTGMDRLCAGLERLGLPRVFAVQLMFLYRYLFVISDEARRMRLGLALRMADGRAPGLRVYGSLVGHLLLRSMDRAQRIYGAMLARGFDGEIRTLDAARWSARDTLFTSGWIAFFAAARFWNLPELAGRLLTGGVR, from the coding sequence ATGATCATCGCGGTTCAGCGGATGGATGAACTGGCCGGTCTGGACTCGCCGATCCACCGGCTCGATGCCCGGGCGAAGGCACTCGTCACGCTCGCCTTCATTGTCGCCGTGATGTCGTTCCCCCGGCACGAGGTCATCGCGCTGGCCCCCTACTTTTTATACCCCGTCGCGCTGCTGGCCCGCGGCGGGATTCCCGGCCGGCTGATCCTGAAGAAGCTGCTGGTCGCCGCGCCGTTCGCGCTGTTCATCGGCCTGTTCAATCCCCTGCTCGACCGTCAACCGGTACCGCTGCCCGGCGGGCTCGTCGTGGCCGCGGGCTGGCTGTCGTTCGCCTCCATCCTGGTCCGCTTTGCGCTCACCGTCGGCGCGGCGCTGGCGCTCGTCGCCTGCACGGGCATGGACCGGCTCTGCGCGGGCCTGGAGCGGCTGGGCCTGCCGCGCGTCTTCGCCGTCCAACTGATGTTTCTCTACCGTTATCTTTTCGTCATCTCGGACGAGGCCCGGCGGATGCGGCTGGGGCTGGCGCTGCGCATGGCTGACGGCCGGGCGCCGGGCCTGCGGGTCTACGGGTCGCTGGTCGGCCACCTCCTGCTGCGTTCGATGGACCGCGCCCAACGGATCTACGGCGCGATGCTCGCGCGGGGCTTCGACGGCGAGATCCGCACCCTGGACGCGGCCCGCTGGTCGGCGCGCGACACGCTCTTCACCTCGGGCTGGATCGCCTTCTTCGCCGCCGCCCGTTTCTGGAACCTGCCCGAACTGGCGGGCCGCCTGCTGACCGGAGGAGTTCGATGA
- a CDS encoding ABC transporter ATP-binding protein has translation MSHHIVEARDVHYTYPGGHEALRGVSFRITHGEAVALVGPNGAGKSTLLQHLNGTLLPSRGEIRIGDDPVTRDTAPRIRRAVGMVFQDPDDQLFMPTVLEDVAFGPLNHGLAPEAAAERARAALERVGMSPVADQPPYRLSAGEKRAVSIAGVLAMSPDVLVMDEPSSNLDPRGRRRLMELLKSFEHTKIIATHDLELVVEVCARVILLDGGLVKAEGPAVQVLDDEPLMLAHGLERPHVLRHRHPH, from the coding sequence ATGAGCCATCACATCGTCGAGGCGCGGGACGTCCACTACACGTATCCCGGCGGACACGAGGCCTTGCGGGGCGTTTCCTTCCGGATCACGCACGGCGAGGCCGTGGCCCTCGTCGGGCCGAACGGCGCGGGAAAGTCCACTCTGCTTCAGCACCTCAACGGCACGCTGCTCCCGTCGCGCGGCGAGATCCGGATCGGGGATGACCCGGTAACCCGGGACACCGCGCCCCGGATCCGCCGGGCCGTGGGCATGGTGTTCCAGGATCCGGACGACCAGCTGTTCATGCCGACTGTCCTGGAGGACGTCGCGTTCGGCCCGCTCAATCACGGCCTCGCGCCGGAGGCCGCCGCCGAACGGGCCCGCGCCGCGCTGGAGCGGGTGGGCATGAGCCCCGTAGCGGACCAGCCGCCCTACCGCCTTTCGGCGGGCGAGAAACGCGCAGTGTCCATCGCGGGTGTGCTGGCGATGTCGCCGGACGTGCTGGTAATGGACGAACCTTCCTCCAATCTCGATCCGCGCGGCCGGCGGCGGCTGATGGAGCTCCTGAAATCCTTCGAGCACACGAAGATCATCGCCACGCACGACCTGGAGCTCGTAGTCGAGGTGTGCGCCCGCGTCATCCTGCTGGACGGCGGGCTGGTGAAAGCCGAAGGGCCCGCCGTCCAGGTCCTGGACGACGAGCCCCTCATGCTGGCCCACGGCCTCGAGCGCCCGCATGTCCTGCGGCACCGGCACCCGCACTGA
- a CDS encoding peroxiredoxin, which produces MTEQSATSLPLIGEKAPSFKAKTTQGEIDFPKCYEGKWVVFFSHPADFTPVCTTEFMTFASMQTEFEKRNCKLLGLSIDSIYAHIAWLRTIKEKIQYKDMKGIEVTFPVIEDLKMEVSKAFGMLQPGASSTQAVRAVFIIDPKGIVRAILYYPLSNGRNMDEVMRLLVAMQTSDQHGIATPANWKPGDDVIVPPPGSCGVAKDRVEKPGDDVKCLDWFMCLKKCPK; this is translated from the coding sequence ATGACGGAGCAATCCGCAACCAGCCTGCCCCTGATCGGGGAGAAAGCGCCGTCGTTCAAGGCCAAGACGACCCAGGGGGAAATCGATTTCCCCAAGTGCTACGAGGGTAAGTGGGTCGTGTTCTTCTCGCACCCGGCGGATTTCACGCCGGTGTGCACGACGGAGTTCATGACCTTCGCCTCGATGCAGACGGAGTTCGAGAAGCGCAACTGCAAGCTGCTGGGCCTGTCCATCGACAGCATCTATGCGCACATCGCGTGGCTGCGGACGATCAAGGAGAAGATCCAGTACAAGGACATGAAGGGCATCGAGGTCACCTTCCCGGTGATCGAGGACCTGAAGATGGAGGTCTCGAAGGCCTTCGGGATGCTGCAGCCGGGCGCGAGCAGCACGCAGGCCGTGCGCGCGGTGTTCATCATCGATCCCAAGGGCATCGTGCGGGCGATCCTGTACTACCCGCTCTCCAACGGCCGGAACATGGACGAGGTCATGCGCCTCCTGGTCGCGATGCAGACCTCCGACCAGCACGGCATCGCGACGCCGGCGAACTGGAAGCCGGGCGACGACGTCATCGTGCCGCCGCCGGGCTCCTGCGGCGTGGCCAAGGACCGCGTGGAGAAGCCGGGCGACGATGTGAAGTGCCTGGATTGGTTCATGTGCCTGAAGAAGTGCCCGAAATAA
- a CDS encoding ferritin: protein MGTKGIEIVDMDVKKLVGLLNKAFSDEWLAYFQYWIGAKVVKGPMKEAVIAELTQHAADELRHADMLSTRIIQLGGTPIAEPKEWYKHSNCGYDAPDNPFVREILEQNIKGEQCAIMTYKKLVSLTAVKDPVTYNIVLQILQDEVEHEEDLQAEMEDLETMLSRHGKK from the coding sequence ATGGGCACGAAAGGCATTGAGATCGTGGATATGGACGTGAAAAAACTCGTCGGCCTGCTGAACAAGGCTTTCTCGGACGAGTGGCTGGCGTACTTCCAGTACTGGATCGGCGCCAAGGTGGTGAAGGGCCCGATGAAGGAGGCCGTCATCGCCGAACTCACCCAGCACGCGGCGGACGAACTGCGGCACGCGGACATGCTGTCTACGCGCATCATCCAACTGGGCGGCACCCCGATCGCCGAGCCGAAGGAATGGTACAAGCATTCCAACTGCGGCTACGACGCGCCGGATAATCCCTTTGTGAGGGAGATCCTGGAACAGAACATCAAGGGCGAGCAGTGCGCGATCATGACCTACAAGAAGCTGGTAAGCCTCACTGCGGTCAAGGATCCCGTGACCTACAACATCGTTCTCCAGATCCTGCAGGACGAAGTGGAGCACGAGGAAGACCTGCAGGCAGAGATGGAAGACCTCGAAACCATGTTGAGCAGACACGGGAAAAAGTAA
- a CDS encoding transcriptional repressor — translation MKSGTDSMESRVEAFASACRHEGIKATHQRMEVYRELARTGEHPDAETLCRRVRKRMPSISLDTVYRTLRMLEDRGIISRMGTIRERARFDANTERHHHFVCTRCGLVGDFYCETLDRFPPPVEVGAMGRVDSIHVELRGLCLECQSKRKKR, via the coding sequence GTGAAATCAGGAACAGACAGCATGGAGTCGCGCGTGGAAGCGTTTGCCTCGGCCTGCCGGCACGAGGGCATCAAGGCCACGCACCAGAGGATGGAAGTGTACCGGGAACTGGCGCGCACCGGGGAGCATCCTGACGCCGAGACGCTGTGCCGCCGCGTGCGAAAACGGATGCCGTCCATCTCCCTCGACACCGTGTACCGGACCCTGCGGATGCTGGAAGACCGCGGCATTATCTCGCGCATGGGCACGATCCGGGAGCGGGCGCGGTTCGACGCCAACACGGAACGGCATCACCATTTCGTCTGCACGCGGTGCGGGCTTGTCGGCGATTTCTACTGCGAGACGCTGGACCGGTTCCCGCCGCCGGTCGAGGTGGGGGCGATGGGCCGGGTGGACTCCATCCACGTCGAACTGCGCGGCCTGTGCCTGGAGTGCCAGTCGAAGCGGAAAAAGCGCTAG
- the rhlB gene encoding ATP-dependent RNA helicase RhlB translates to MVRKLIRRVLHSLLGRKKKPAETAHAATTPHRPKDHKAPERHPPKQRDQQNQRTHEPRPHAARQAPAAPWNPASFEVPPVEGKTRFQDLDLPVEILHAIADLDFKYCTPIQAAILPPTLSGKDAFGRAQTGTGKTAAFLIAVFTRFLRHPAKPPRPKGTPRALVIAPTRELVIQIEKDARELARYLPLRVLAVYGGMDYDKQRRELTGGPVDLVAATPGRLLDFKRRGDIHLDQVEVLVIDEADRMLDMGFIPDVRTIVHSTPPKSERQTLFFSATLTPEVTRLASQWTTDPVHIEIAPEQVAVDTVDQRVYIVTLRDKFALLYNILNRENATRVLVFANRRDHSERLMENLKRYGIDCALLTGAVDQRKRLRVLEDFRAGKIRVVVATDVAGRGLHVEGISHVINYNLPMDPEDYVHRIGRTGRAGASGISICFADEDDGHYLPQVEKFIGRTLSCTHPEDDWLKLPPPLYEAREPKYSSRRPERPGRSFGPRRGGGPRRGGRRPR, encoded by the coding sequence ATGGTTCGCAAACTCATTCGCCGCGTCCTGCATTCCCTCCTGGGAAGGAAGAAGAAACCGGCCGAGACGGCGCACGCTGCGACGACGCCGCACCGCCCCAAGGATCATAAGGCCCCGGAGCGGCATCCGCCCAAACAACGGGATCAGCAGAATCAACGGACCCATGAACCGCGACCGCACGCGGCACGACAGGCCCCGGCTGCTCCTTGGAACCCGGCCTCCTTCGAGGTCCCCCCGGTCGAAGGGAAGACCCGGTTCCAGGACCTCGACCTGCCCGTGGAAATCCTGCACGCCATCGCCGACCTGGACTTCAAATATTGCACGCCCATCCAGGCGGCCATCCTCCCGCCCACCCTCTCCGGCAAGGACGCCTTCGGCCGGGCCCAGACGGGCACGGGAAAGACCGCCGCCTTCCTGATTGCCGTGTTCACCCGGTTCCTGCGTCACCCGGCAAAGCCCCCCCGGCCCAAGGGCACGCCGCGCGCCCTGGTCATCGCCCCGACGCGTGAACTGGTGATCCAGATCGAGAAGGACGCCCGCGAACTGGCCCGCTACCTGCCCTTGCGCGTCCTCGCCGTCTACGGCGGCATGGATTACGACAAGCAGCGCCGCGAACTGACCGGCGGGCCCGTGGACCTGGTCGCCGCCACGCCCGGACGCCTCCTGGACTTCAAACGGCGCGGCGACATCCATCTCGACCAGGTCGAGGTTCTCGTCATCGACGAGGCCGACCGGATGCTGGACATGGGATTCATCCCCGACGTCCGCACGATCGTCCACAGCACGCCGCCCAAGAGCGAGCGGCAGACCCTGTTCTTCTCCGCCACCCTGACGCCCGAGGTCACGCGGCTGGCCTCGCAGTGGACCACCGACCCGGTCCACATCGAGATCGCGCCGGAGCAGGTGGCCGTGGACACCGTGGACCAGCGGGTCTATATCGTCACGCTCCGCGACAAGTTCGCGCTGCTCTACAACATCCTGAACCGCGAGAACGCCACGCGCGTGCTCGTGTTCGCCAACCGGCGGGACCATTCCGAGCGGCTGATGGAGAACCTGAAGCGCTACGGCATCGACTGCGCCCTGCTCACGGGCGCGGTGGACCAGCGCAAGCGGCTGCGGGTGCTCGAGGATTTCCGCGCGGGCAAGATCCGCGTGGTCGTCGCCACCGACGTCGCGGGCCGCGGGCTGCACGTCGAGGGAATCAGCCATGTGATCAATTATAACCTGCCGATGGACCCCGAGGATTACGTCCACCGCATCGGGCGCACGGGCCGCGCGGGCGCCAGCGGCATCTCGATCTGCTTTGCGGACGAGGACGACGGGCACTACCTGCCGCAGGTCGAGAAGTTCATCGGGCGCACCCTGTCCTGCACGCACCCGGAGGACGACTGGCTGAAGCTCCCGCCCCCGCTCTACGAGGCCCGGGAGCCGAAGTATTCCTCGCGCCGGCCCGAGCGGCCGGGCCGCTCGTTCGGCCCCCGGCGGGGCGGCGGCCCGCGCCGCGGCGGCCGCCGTCCGCGTTGA
- a CDS encoding redoxin family protein, giving the protein MRLDYRFGIVAACVAWWFGAASAGAGEMRTWTSAGGSTMQAEFVEQKLDQVILRNAEGKPIQIQMNRLSREDQIYIGSLRAAAVPAAPGAPAEAAIPPAIEALFGTRLVNAKGQRVSPAVLDGKKIGIYFSAHWCPPCRAFTPQLVTVYNELQKAGKPFEIVFVSSDQTEADMYRYMKEMEMPWTAVRFPDKNRDELKKKFNVQGIPTLVIVDSAGKTISANARSDVANKGAAAFDAW; this is encoded by the coding sequence ATGCGCTTGGATTATCGTTTCGGAATAGTGGCCGCGTGTGTGGCCTGGTGGTTCGGGGCCGCGTCCGCGGGGGCCGGCGAGATGCGGACGTGGACCAGCGCGGGCGGCTCGACGATGCAGGCGGAGTTCGTCGAGCAGAAGCTGGACCAGGTGATCCTGCGCAACGCGGAAGGCAAACCCATCCAGATACAGATGAACCGGTTGAGCCGGGAGGACCAGATCTACATCGGCTCGCTGCGGGCCGCGGCGGTTCCGGCGGCGCCCGGCGCTCCGGCGGAGGCGGCCATTCCTCCCGCGATCGAGGCCCTCTTCGGCACGCGCCTGGTGAATGCCAAGGGGCAGCGGGTCTCGCCGGCGGTTCTCGATGGGAAAAAGATCGGCATCTACTTCTCCGCGCACTGGTGCCCGCCCTGCCGCGCGTTCACGCCCCAGCTCGTCACCGTCTACAACGAGCTCCAGAAGGCGGGCAAGCCGTTCGAGATCGTCTTCGTGTCCAGCGACCAGACCGAGGCGGACATGTACCGCTACATGAAGGAAATGGAGATGCCCTGGACCGCGGTCCGCTTCCCCGACAAGAACCGGGACGAGCTCAAGAAGAAGTTCAACGTCCAGGGCATCCCGACCCTCGTGATCGTCGATTCCGCCGGCAAGACGATCTCCGCCAACGCGCGCAGCGATGTGGCGAACAAGGGCGCCGCGGCCTTCGACGCGTGGTGA
- a CDS encoding LamG domain-containing protein: protein MKLFLGSLAFLTAVAAWAEPARGSRHAVRFFGTGTGQVDRAKLPLDPPTAADVGDDFTVEFWMRADPGNDGTVNEGANGDGWITGNVVVDRDIYGGGDYGDYGVALGSAGGAARVLAFGAHNGDWGETIVGPNDFSGGAWRHVAVTRVRTSGLMRIYVDGALDAEGTGPGGDLSYRDGRDTAWTNSDPFLVLGAEKHDAGTEYPSFHGYLDEFRIWSRALSAEELTNVAARVLDPSEHPDLVACWRFEEGTNTVLYDSTAGAITGRLHQALAGNGQRVAYADNPTNTAPVELEPPRLRDARAANGEMSFHWFASRNYFQSLETSTGLVSNAWTPLPGWTNLHRADGPVYFTGTVSGADTRFYRVRAAAE from the coding sequence ATGAAACTCTTCCTTGGGTCCCTGGCGTTCCTCACCGCCGTGGCGGCGTGGGCCGAGCCCGCGCGGGGCTCGCGCCATGCCGTCCGGTTTTTCGGAACGGGCACGGGCCAGGTGGACCGGGCCAAGCTTCCCCTCGACCCGCCCACCGCGGCCGACGTCGGCGACGACTTCACCGTAGAGTTCTGGATGAGGGCGGACCCCGGCAACGACGGAACGGTCAACGAGGGCGCCAACGGGGACGGCTGGATCACCGGGAACGTGGTCGTGGACCGGGACATCTACGGCGGCGGCGATTACGGGGATTACGGTGTGGCGCTGGGCTCGGCCGGCGGCGCGGCCCGCGTCCTGGCGTTCGGCGCGCACAACGGCGACTGGGGCGAGACCATCGTCGGCCCCAACGACTTCTCCGGCGGCGCGTGGCGCCACGTGGCGGTCACGCGGGTGCGGACCAGCGGCCTGATGCGCATCTACGTGGACGGCGCGCTCGACGCCGAGGGCACCGGACCGGGCGGCGACTTGAGCTACCGCGACGGGCGCGACACGGCCTGGACGAATTCCGACCCATTCCTGGTCCTCGGCGCCGAGAAACACGATGCGGGGACCGAGTATCCCTCGTTTCACGGCTACCTCGACGAATTCCGGATCTGGAGCCGGGCACTTTCGGCGGAAGAGCTGACGAACGTCGCCGCCCGCGTGCTCGATCCATCGGAACACCCGGACCTGGTCGCCTGCTGGCGCTTCGAGGAAGGCACGAACACCGTTCTGTACGACTCGACGGCGGGCGCGATCACAGGCCGGCTCCACCAGGCGCTCGCGGGCAACGGGCAGCGGGTGGCCTATGCGGACAACCCGACGAACACCGCGCCGGTGGAGTTGGAGCCTCCCCGCCTGCGGGACGCGCGCGCGGCGAATGGAGAGATGAGCTTCCACTGGTTCGCGTCCCGGAATTATTTCCAATCATTGGAAACTTCGACCGGCTTGGTTTCCAATGCCTGGACGCCCCTGCCCGGCTGGACAAACCTGCATCGGGCCGACGGCCCCGTGTATTTCACCGGCACGGTCAGCGGGGCCGACACCCGCTTCTACCGCGTCCGGGCCGCGGCGGAATGA
- a CDS encoding PadR family transcriptional regulator has product MMDYFENWIVQARKGFLELCVLNALEGEERYGYDLVNSLVDTAGLGVTEGTLYPLLSRLRLQGLVTTRLEESSGGPARKYYALTAKGRKIAKQMNDHVELMIQGSRGLRGRKE; this is encoded by the coding sequence ATCATGGATTACTTTGAAAACTGGATCGTGCAGGCCCGGAAGGGGTTCCTGGAACTGTGCGTGCTCAACGCGCTCGAGGGCGAGGAGCGCTACGGGTATGACCTGGTGAATTCGCTGGTGGATACCGCCGGCCTCGGGGTGACCGAGGGCACGCTCTATCCCCTGCTCTCCCGCCTGCGGCTGCAGGGCCTCGTGACGACGCGGCTGGAGGAATCCTCCGGGGGCCCCGCGCGCAAGTACTACGCGCTGACGGCCAAGGGGCGGAAAATCGCGAAGCAAATGAACGATCACGTGGAATTGATGATCCAAGGAAGCCGGGGCCTGCGCGGCCGGAAGGAGTGA